CTCACCTTCTTCGCCGACACCGGCGAGCTTGCCGTGCCCGGCAGCTCCGGCCTCTCGCAGAGCGAGGTCGCCGAGCGCGCGATGGCCCAGACGCTGTTCCACTGGACCCTGCACCCGTGGGCGATCTACGCCGTCGTCGGCCTCGCCATCGCGTACGGCGTCTACCGCAAGGGCCGCGCCCACCTGATCAGCGCGGCGTTCGAGCCGCTGCTGGGCCGGCATGCCCGCGGCCCGGCCGGCAAGGTCATCGACATCCTGGCCATCTTCGCGACCCTCTTCGGCTCGGCGGCATCGCTCGGCCTGGGCGCCGTACAGATCGCCAGCGGCCTCGAGATCGTCACCGGCATCGGCAAGGTCGGCAACGGCGTGCTCGTCGGCATCATCGCCGTCCTGACCGCGGCGTTCGTCGTCTCCGCCGTCTCCGGCGTCTCGCGCGGCATCCAGTGGCTCTCGAACATCAACATGGTGCTCGCCATCTGCCTGGCGCTGTTCGTGTTCATCGCCGGACCGACGATGTTCATCCTCGACCTGATCCCGTCCGCGATGGCGGAGTACGTCAAGGACCTGCCCGAGATGGCCGGCCGCACCAACGCCCAGGGCGGCGACGTCGCGACCTGGCTGAGCTACTACACGGTCTTCTACTGGGCCTGGTGGATCTCGTGGACGCCGTTCGTCGGCATGTTCATCGCGCGCATCTCGCGCGGCCGGACCATCCGCCAGTTCGTCACCGGCGTGTTGCTCGTGCCGAGCATGGTGAGCCTGGTCTGGTTCGCGGTCTTCGGTGGCAGCGCGATCAAACTGCAGATGGACGGGATCGACATCTACGGCTCCGGCGGTGTCGAGGCCCAACTGTTCGGCCTGCTCGAGCAGTACCCCCTCGCCACGGCCTCCAGCGTGCTCGTCATGGCGCTGGTGGGGATCTTCTTCGTCTCCGGCGCCGACGCGGCCGCGATCGTGATGGGTTCCCTGTCGCAGCGTGGCGCGATCGAGCCGAGCAAGCTCCCGGTCATCTTCTGGGGCGTCACGATGGGTGGCGTCGCCGCGGTGATGCTGCTGATCGGTGGTGACACGGCGCTCGACGGCCTGAAGAACATCACCATCGTGGCCGCGGTGCCGTTCGTGTTCGTGATGGTCGGGCTGTGCGTCTCGCTGGTCAAGGACCTCTCCGACGACCCGCTGATCATCCGTGCCCGCTACGCGCGACAGGCCGTGCACGACGCGGTCGTCGTCGGTGTCACCGAGCACGGTGACGACTTCGTGATCCCGATCGCCAAGGATCCCGAGGCCTGACGCGTCGGCTCAGGCGCTGGTGATCGCCCTGCGGACCTCGTTGATCGCCAGCGCCGCGAAGGCCAGCGTGCACAGCACCATCGCCACGTTGGACCAGATCTTGTTGCGCCCGAACGTCAGCCACAGAATGTAGTCCTTGTAGTAGCTGCCCGCGGCCTTGCGCTGCGGGTCGTCCTCGGACAGACCGCGCACGTGGCCGACGAAGTCGCAGTGCCGTGGACGTCGTCGGGTGGCTGCTCCGACCGCGACAACTCCACGTGCACGTCGTTCGACGGACTCCGCCGGGCCGGCGCCGAGGTCGGCCACGCGGCCGGCACCTACAGCCACGCCAACGGCTACTAGGCCGCGTCCGGCAACGTCTACCCAGGCGAGGGCAACCACTGGGACGTCAACTACTGCAGCCGCGGCTGCTGACCTGCGTCGTCGTCGTACCGGTCGCACCGCCACAATGGGGTCATGGCCGGTCCGGAGCGCGCAGCAGACAGCGGTGGGCCGCGGCACGTGAGCCCTGACGAGGCGTTGATCCACAGCTGGCTAGGCGACTACACCTTCGACGGCGACGATACCGACCCGCTCGGCCGAGACTTCGAGTACCGGCCGGGCGAGGACAGCGGCGTCCACGCCGATGATCCGGAGGCCGTGGCCCGCGCCCGCCAGTTCCGCGAGGTGCTGGGCCGCTTCGCCTCCGGTGTCGCCGTCGTGACCGGTGTCGACGGTGACACACCGGTCGGTCTCACCTGCCAGAGCTTCACATCGGTCTCCCTCGACCCGCCGCTCGTGCTCTTCTGCCCGGCCCGTACGTCGCGCGCCTGGCCGCTGATCTGGCGGTCCGGCTCGTTCTGCGTCAACGTGCTGGCCGACGACCAGGTCGAGATCTCCGACGTCATGGCCAGCCGGGGTGCCGACAAGTTCGCCGGCCTGTCGTGGCGGCCCAGCGAGGCGACCGGCTCGCCGCTGCTGACCGGCGCCGCGGCGTACGTCGACTGCTCCATCACCGCCGTGCACGAGGCGGGCGACCACTACGTGGTGATCGGCCGCGTGCAGGACCTGGCCGTCGGCGAGGGAGTGCACGGGCTGACGTTCCACCGCGGCCGCTACGGCTCCACCGGCGGCGTCTGAAAATCGGGGTGCGCTCCGCCCACTCGTTGGGGCACGCTGACGGTATGGAGCTGCACGAGATCACTCCCGACGACATCGGCGGCATCGCCGAGCTGGTCCGCATGACCAACGCAGCGCGCGCGGTCGACTCGCCCTTCGAGTCCGACGCGACGCCGTACTCCGTGGAGATGGAGATCCGGCACGGCTGGGACGGCGAGCCCGGACGACACTTCCTCGCCGCCACCGGCGACGGCCCGGTCGGCTTCCTGGTGGTCAGCACCACGGAGTACGACAACCCCGAGCTCGCGTTCCTCGACCTCGTCATCGATCCCGCCCTGCGTCGCCGAGGTCACGGATCGGCGATGCTCGACGCCGCGCTCGACGTGTGCCGCGAGATGAACCGCCCCAACGTCACCGTCGAGGCGTGGTACGACGACGGCGTCGACGCATTCGCCGCCGCACGCGGCTTCCGGCGGGCCATGGTGTCGGCACGGCGCCGGCACGACCTTCTCGACGTGCCCGACGGGCTGGTCGACGAGCTGTACGCAGAGGCCCTGCCGCACGCCGGCGACTACGAGCTGATGCGCATCCACGGGCGCACCCCCGACGAGCTGGTCGACCGGCTGGCCGAGGCAACGGCGGCGATCAACGACGCGCCGCTCGACGACCTCGACATCGAGGACGACGAGTTCCCGCCGGAGCGCATCCGCGCGTACGAGGGCGCCCAGCTGGCAAGGGGTCCCGGCTTCTACCGGATCATTGCCCTGCACCGGGAGTCCGGCGAGATCGCCGGGCACACGGTCGTGGCCGTCGACCCCGAGCAGCCGACGTACGGCGAGCAGCACGACACGTCCGTGGTCACCAGCCACCGCGGGCACCGTCTCGGGCAGCTGCTGAAGGCCGACATGGTGCGCTGGCTGCGTGAGATCGAGCCGCAGCTCGCGCACGTGGACACGTGGAACGCCGCGTCCAACGAGCACATGATCGGCGTCAACGAGCGGCTGGGCTACCGGCTGCTGGCGCAGGGTGCGCTCTACCAGCGCCGGCTGGACTGACGCCTACTCGTCGAACGTGTAGCCGAACGCGTCGATGTCCTTGGCGTAGACCTCGGCGACCCGTTGCCGGGTGCGGTCGTTGTAGTAGTCGACGTGCGTGCCGTGCTTCGACTTGTTGCGGTGCGGCGGTTCCTCGGCCGGCAGTCCGAGCCGCTCGGCGACGACCATCAGGTCGCGGCCCAGGGTCTCGGTGCGGCCGATGAAGTCGACGCGTCTGCGCTTCGCGGTGAGGTAGTCGATCTGGGCGAGGCCGACCCGCGGCAGGTCGACAGGGCCACGCATCACGAACTCCTCGAAGTCGGCGTAGCCGGCGACCGCGCGCCACTGCTCGTTGCCGTCCTTCATGCCGCCGCGCTCGACCTGGGGCTTGCCCGAGGCCGGGCCCCAGGTGCGGTTCCAGGCCTCCATCATGGAGTACCAGGACACCATCCGCTTCCACGGGTTGCGCACGAAGCCGAACGAGAAGTAGTCATGCGTCTCGGGGTAGTTGCGCAGGATGTAGCCGAGCCGCGCGTGCCGCACGTTGCCGGTGATCGGGTCCTCGACGTGGGAGTCGAGGAACTGCTGGATCGAGACGCCTCCGGTCTTCGGCACGTGGACGAAGACCATCTGGAGCTTCGGCGAGATCAGCACGCCTGGAGGCTACTTCACTGCGCCCTCGGCTCGTCGGCCCACTCGACGTGGTCCGGGACGGGATGGTGAATCGCGTGCCGGTGAGGCGCACATGGCCGAGGGCCCCGCCTGTCTGCTCCTGGCGCACGTCACCGAGCGGGTGCTGATACCCCTCACCGGCATCGCGGTGCTGCTCGGCCACGACGACCTGCCGTGGCTTCATGTCACGTTCTTCCGTGCTCTGGCGGAGCACGTCGGGCAAGTGCTCGAGCACACCCTCGTCGACCGCGACGGTCTGCTCGGCCGGATGCTCTAGCGGCCAGCCCCGAGGGGGCTGGCCGCAGAAGTCAGGCTATCGCTCGGCGAGATGATCGGGTGGGACGGAGACGACCGCTCCACCCACGTCTCATCGTGGCTGGGGACGCCGACCGCGAACCATCGACAGCAGGAGCATCACTCCGAGCATGAGGAGCCCGAACCCGGTCCCGGCTGTCAGGACCAACTGCTCGGCAGCACCGGTGTTGGGCAGGGTGCTGGGGGCGCCGCTGGCACCCGCGACTCCAGCGCCGCCGCCGCTGGCACCCGCGACTCCGCCGCCGCCGCCGTTTCCGCTGCCGCCGTTTCCGCCGCCGCCGTTTCCGCCGCCGCCGCCGTTTCCGCCGCCGCCTGCGCCTCCGCCGCCGCCGGACGATGGGGCGGTGGTGGCGCTACCGCTGACCGTGGCGCTCGGTGTGGTGGTGGTCGGTGTGGTGGTGGTCGGTGTGGTGGTGGTCGGTGTGGTGGTGGTGGGTGTGGTGGTGGTGGGTGTGGTGGTGGTGGGTGTGGTGGTGGTGGTGGGCGGTGCGCTGCTGGTGGTGGGCGGCGCGCTGCTGGTGGTGGGCGGTGCGCTGCTGGTGGTGGGCGGTGCGCTGCTGGTGGTGGGCGGCGCGCTGCTGGTGGTGGGCGGTGCGCTGCTGGTGGTGGGCGGTGCGCTGCTGGTGGTGGGCGGTGCGCTGCTGGTGGTGGGCGGCGGCGTGGTGACCGTGAGCTGGTCGCAATCCGCCTTGCCACCGGGCGCGAAGTAGTCGAGCCTCAGGTCGCCGGCGTTGTGTGGGACACCACGCCACGTGCCTGCCTCGTTCCAGGTCACCTTCTCATTGTGCTGCTTGTCAGTACCGGTGATGTGACCATTGGCCTCGTCCGCGGGCACGTTGATGTAGACGTACGGATTCGACTCAGAGCCGGTGCGGTGACACACCCCGACCTTGCCGCCGTCGGGTCCGTTCCCGTCGGCAAGCGCAGGCCCGAGACCGAAGCCGATGCCGATCGCGCCAGACGAGATAAGGATGGTGGCGCCGACGGCTGTCAGATACTGACGGGCTGATGTGCGATCCATGATGAATCCCCCAAAATTGCGACCACGACCGACGTCCCCAATAGTCGCCGTACTGTGGTGTGTTGACTGTGGGGCGAATGGGCCGAAGTTTCATCCCCAAATTGCAGTAACCCGAGCTTCCGGGCAACCCGACGGGGCTTGCCGGGGTCTTGGCCGCGGAGCCTGGGACTGGTGCGAGCAAGTCCTGTTCGAAGGACGAGGTGGCACGTCGAACGCTCCGAGGACGCGCCTCAGCGGTCCAACGGCCAGCCGCGCGACGCCCAGCCGGCAGTGCCGTCGGAGACGTTGACCGCGTCCACACCCTCGCCCTGGAGGAAGTCGACCATGGCCCGGCTGCGACCGCCGCTCTGGCAGATCACCAGCACGCGCTGACCGGCGGGCAGCTCGGCCACGCGGGTGGGCAGCTCGCCCATCGGGATGTGTACGGCGCCGGGAACGCGGCCCCCGGCGTACTCGTCGGCCTCGCGCACGTCGAGCACGAACCCGCCCGCGGCGTGCTCCGCAGCGAACGTGTCGAGGTCGAGCTCGTCGGGATGGTCGTTCTGCTGGGCGACCTGGCGGTGCACGTCGGCCATGTCGAGACCGCGCACGGCCTCGATGACCCCCTGCAGCTGGGCCGGCGGCAGGGCGCCGGGCTGGGAGAAGACGAGGATGCCCTCGCGAAAGGCCATCAGCGTCGGGATCGACGTGATCTGGGCCATCGCCGCAAGCTCCTTCTCCGCCTCGGTGTCGACCTTGCCGAAGACGATGTCGTCGTGCTCGACGGCGGCCTTCTCGTAGACGGGCGCGAACTGGCGGCACGGGCCGCACCATTCGGCCCAGAAGTCCACGAGCACGATGTCGTGACCGGTCACGGTCTCCTCGAAGGATGCGGTGGTCAGCTCGAGCAGTGGCACGGGTTCTTCTCCTGCGGGTTCGCGGTCGGGACACCTCGACGGTACCGGGCGCATGATGGGGGCATGGACGGTCATGAGGAGAACGGCGAGTACAGCGTCGACGACGAGACCCAGCTGCAGGCCGAGGACACCCTCGACGACCGCGGCGTGGACGACGTACTCGATGAGGGCGTCGTCACGCGCGAGCGCTGGTCGAGCGCGCAGGGCTTCGGCAACACTGCCGCAGAGCAGCGAGAGGGTGCCTCCATCGACCGGCAGCTCGGCTGGGAGGAACCCGAGTCCGCCAGTGCCGAGTGGACGGGGGAGTGGGACCCCGACGAATCGTCGGCCGAGGAGCCGCCCGGCGACGAACGCTCGGGCCGGCTGGTGGCCGACAGCGACTCCGACGACCGGTTCGTCTCCGACGTCGGCATCGACGGGGCCGGCGCGAGCGCCGAGGAGGCCGCCATGCACGTCATCGACGAGACCAACCTGTGACGGCCGTCCCACCGGATGCCCCCTTGTAACGCGCCGATACTCACAGTTCCGGGCCCATCGGTGGGGGCGGAGGATGGGGTAACGGCGCTCGTGGCTCACCGCCCGGGCCGGCCCTTCAAGCACCTACCAGCCGCGAGCGCGCCACTCAGCAAGGTTCGGCCGCTCGTCCCCGAGCCGCCCGTCGTTGCCGTGGCCGGGGTAGAACCAGGTGTCGTCGGGAAGCGTGCCGAGCAGCTTGGCCTCGACCTCGTCGATGAGCTGGACGAAGGCGTCGGCGTCGCCGAACGTCGAGCCGACACCTCCGGGAAAGAGGCAGTCGCCGGTGAACAGGTGCGGGTGGCCGTCGGGGTCGTCGTACACGAGGCAGATCGAGCCCGGAGTGTGGCCGGCGATGGCGATGGCCTTCAGCGAGCAGGTGCCGACCTCGACGGTGTCGCCCTGCACGAGGCGGCGGGTGACGTCGACGCCGGTCTGGTCGGTGATGGCGTCGGCGTCGGGCTCCCCAGCGAGCACGACGGCATCGGTCGCCGAGACCACGTCGGCGAGGGCCCGGTGGTGGTCCCAGTGCTGGTGGGTCGTCACGACCGCGCGCAGTCCCTCGGACCCGATCAGGTCGAGCAGCAGGCCGGACTCGGCGGCGGCGTCGACGAGCACCTGGTCGCCGGTGTCGGTGCAGCGCAGCAGGTAGCAGTTGTTGGACATCTCGGGATCGACGGCCAGCTTGGTGATCCTCAGGCCACCTGCCTCGCGGGTCTGGGCGGGTCCGCCGGGGGTGACCTCTCCGTTGTAGGTCATGGGTTCACCAGCTCCCGGCGGCGGGCAGGGTCCCGGTCTCGGACGTCAGTCCGTCGCCGTCGCCGCGGCCGGTGAGCCACCAGCCCAGGTCGGCCACGGTGCCGGCGATCCAGGGTCCGCCCTCGCCGCCCACCTGCCACGAACGGCCGAGGTCGCTGGCTCGCAGCGTGAGCGGGCCGTGCGCATCCAGCCGTCGCGACATGTTGGACACGATGTCGGTGGCGAACTCCTCGGACCACATCGTCCGGTCGTAGCCCGAGCCGAGGTCGGCGTGGTGGATCTCGACCTCACCGAGCCGCTTGGTGGGCACCTGGCTAGCGGGGAAGCTCACGTCGCCGCCGGGGGTGCGGTGCACAGTGCCCGTCCAGGCTTCCTCGGGCATCCGGTCGCACGCGTCGGCGAACTGGGTCGTCGCCGTCAGGAGCCGGTCGCGCAGCTCGGCGGGCTCGGCGGTGGCGAGCTCTTCGACGTCGTTGTCGCGGGCTTCATTCGAGGCGTACATCGGCACGTCCTCACCGGCGGCCAAGCCGTTCAGGACCCCGGCCAAACCCTCGGCGTTGAGGGCGAGGTGGGCGATGACGTGGCCACGGGTCCAGCCGGGCAGCAGCGACGGCTCGGCGTACGCCTCGTCGGGGAGGCCGTCGACCGAGCGGGTCAGTGACCGGGTGGCGTCGGGGAGCAACTCGATGGCGTCCATGACGACATTGAACACCGTGACCT
This is a stretch of genomic DNA from Nocardioides sp. InS609-2. It encodes these proteins:
- a CDS encoding BCCT family transporter, whose translation is MTVENEIVPRPPDDNADHPALDVDIEPASESRQTLDKVVFGVTAAIAVAFLIWGFLSTETLASSSSTALSGTMEYLGWFFVLTASGFVVFAIWLALGKYGHIPLGRDGEEPEFKTSSWVAMMFSAGMGIGLMFYGVNEPLTFFADTGELAVPGSSGLSQSEVAERAMAQTLFHWTLHPWAIYAVVGLAIAYGVYRKGRAHLISAAFEPLLGRHARGPAGKVIDILAIFATLFGSAASLGLGAVQIASGLEIVTGIGKVGNGVLVGIIAVLTAAFVVSAVSGVSRGIQWLSNINMVLAICLALFVFIAGPTMFILDLIPSAMAEYVKDLPEMAGRTNAQGGDVATWLSYYTVFYWAWWISWTPFVGMFIARISRGRTIRQFVTGVLLVPSMVSLVWFAVFGGSAIKLQMDGIDIYGSGGVEAQLFGLLEQYPLATASSVLVMALVGIFFVSGADAAAIVMGSLSQRGAIEPSKLPVIFWGVTMGGVAAVMLLIGGDTALDGLKNITIVAAVPFVFVMVGLCVSLVKDLSDDPLIIRARYARQAVHDAVVVGVTEHGDDFVIPIAKDPEA
- a CDS encoding flavin reductase family protein encodes the protein MAGPERAADSGGPRHVSPDEALIHSWLGDYTFDGDDTDPLGRDFEYRPGEDSGVHADDPEAVARARQFREVLGRFASGVAVVTGVDGDTPVGLTCQSFTSVSLDPPLVLFCPARTSRAWPLIWRSGSFCVNVLADDQVEISDVMASRGADKFAGLSWRPSEATGSPLLTGAAAYVDCSITAVHEAGDHYVVIGRVQDLAVGEGVHGLTFHRGRYGSTGGV
- a CDS encoding GNAT family N-acetyltransferase translates to MELHEITPDDIGGIAELVRMTNAARAVDSPFESDATPYSVEMEIRHGWDGEPGRHFLAATGDGPVGFLVVSTTEYDNPELAFLDLVIDPALRRRGHGSAMLDAALDVCREMNRPNVTVEAWYDDGVDAFAAARGFRRAMVSARRRHDLLDVPDGLVDELYAEALPHAGDYELMRIHGRTPDELVDRLAEATAAINDAPLDDLDIEDDEFPPERIRAYEGAQLARGPGFYRIIALHRESGEIAGHTVVAVDPEQPTYGEQHDTSVVTSHRGHRLGQLLKADMVRWLREIEPQLAHVDTWNAASNEHMIGVNERLGYRLLAQGALYQRRLD
- a CDS encoding sulfotransferase family 2 domain-containing protein yields the protein MLISPKLQMVFVHVPKTGGVSIQQFLDSHVEDPITGNVRHARLGYILRNYPETHDYFSFGFVRNPWKRMVSWYSMMEAWNRTWGPASGKPQVERGGMKDGNEQWRAVAGYADFEEFVMRGPVDLPRVGLAQIDYLTAKRRRVDFIGRTETLGRDLMVVAERLGLPAEEPPHRNKSKHGTHVDYYNDRTRQRVAEVYAKDIDAFGYTFDE
- the trxA gene encoding thioredoxin: MPLLELTTASFEETVTGHDIVLVDFWAEWCGPCRQFAPVYEKAAVEHDDIVFGKVDTEAEKELAAMAQITSIPTLMAFREGILVFSQPGALPPAQLQGVIEAVRGLDMADVHRQVAQQNDHPDELDLDTFAAEHAAGGFVLDVREADEYAGGRVPGAVHIPMGELPTRVAELPAGQRVLVICQSGGRSRAMVDFLQGEGVDAVNVSDGTAGWASRGWPLDR
- a CDS encoding DUF5709 domain-containing protein — protein: MDGHEENGEYSVDDETQLQAEDTLDDRGVDDVLDEGVVTRERWSSAQGFGNTAAEQREGASIDRQLGWEEPESASAEWTGEWDPDESSAEEPPGDERSGRLVADSDSDDRFVSDVGIDGAGASAEEAAMHVIDETNL
- a CDS encoding MBL fold metallo-hydrolase; protein product: MTYNGEVTPGGPAQTREAGGLRITKLAVDPEMSNNCYLLRCTDTGDQVLVDAAAESGLLLDLIGSEGLRAVVTTHQHWDHHRALADVVSATDAVVLAGEPDADAITDQTGVDVTRRLVQGDTVEVGTCSLKAIAIAGHTPGSICLVYDDPDGHPHLFTGDCLFPGGVGSTFGDADAFVQLIDEVEAKLLGTLPDDTWFYPGHGNDGRLGDERPNLAEWRARGW
- a CDS encoding maleylpyruvate isomerase family mycothiol-dependent enzyme encodes the protein MDAIELLPDATRSLTRSVDGLPDEAYAEPSLLPGWTRGHVIAHLALNAEGLAGVLNGLAAGEDVPMYASNEARDNDVEELATAEPAELRDRLLTATTQFADACDRMPEEAWTGTVHRTPGGDVSFPASQVPTKRLGEVEIHHADLGSGYDRTMWSEEFATDIVSNMSRRLDAHGPLTLRASDLGRSWQVGGEGGPWIAGTVADLGWWLTGRGDGDGLTSETGTLPAAGSW